In a single window of the Nodularia spumigena CCY9414 genome:
- a CDS encoding DJ-1/PfpI/YhbO family deglycase/protease, whose translation MTNSHNHSGKKKVAILIENGVEDIEFTIPCHSLKQAGMEVVVLGSRMNERYKGKRGKLSVQPDATTTEAIAGKFDAVVIPGGMAPDKMRRNPNTVRFVQEAMQQGKWVAAVCHGPQLLIEGDLLKGRKATGFSAIRKDMINAGANYLDEPLVVDRNLITSREPGDLAIFTTALLSRLGYGGKDAALPDEKDTSAEWWKLADAWGGSTKGEITRGLNTALSGERYSMEALEKYAEKESDNQVRAACSSASLSLFQEMIGNRQRHIQKLETYLDRLGEKPSILANIANQYAKVKSAFTGSDDIYQLRCALGDVQTGLGDISNLCAMYTDPVATAIFKEIYHDLLKYEQRLAELYRGRIGSEIQPPKP comes from the coding sequence GACAAATTCTCACAATCATTCCGGTAAGAAAAAAGTGGCTATCCTCATTGAAAATGGCGTTGAGGATATAGAATTTACAATCCCTTGTCATAGCTTAAAACAAGCTGGAATGGAGGTAGTTGTCCTCGGTTCACGCATGAATGAAAGATATAAGGGTAAACGAGGTAAACTTTCCGTTCAACCTGATGCTACCACCACAGAAGCGATCGCTGGAAAATTTGATGCCGTGGTAATTCCCGGTGGTATGGCTCCCGACAAAATGCGGCGGAACCCCAACACAGTCCGCTTCGTACAAGAGGCTATGCAACAAGGAAAATGGGTAGCTGCGGTATGTCACGGACCACAACTTTTAATTGAGGGTGATTTGCTCAAAGGTAGAAAAGCCACAGGCTTTAGTGCTATCCGCAAAGACATGATTAATGCAGGTGCAAATTATCTCGATGAGCCGTTAGTGGTAGACAGGAATTTAATTACCTCTCGCGAACCAGGAGATTTAGCGATTTTTACCACAGCACTCCTCAGTCGTTTGGGTTACGGTGGTAAAGATGCGGCACTTCCCGACGAGAAAGACACCAGCGCTGAATGGTGGAAACTGGCTGATGCTTGGGGTGGTTCTACCAAAGGTGAAATCACTAGAGGCTTGAATACAGCGTTGAGTGGTGAGCGTTATTCAATGGAAGCCTTGGAAAAGTATGCCGAAAAAGAATCAGATAATCAAGTGCGCGCTGCTTGCAGCAGCGCTTCGCTATCGCTCTTTCAAGAGATGATAGGTAATAGACAGCGCCACATTCAGAAATTAGAAACTTATCTCGACAGACTCGGTGAAAAGCCTTCCATACTAGCAAATATCGCCAATCAATACGCCAAAGTCAAAAGCGCTTTCACTGGTAGCGATGACATCTATCAGTTACGTTGCGCCTTGGGAGATGTGCAAACAGGTTTAGGCGATATTAGTAATTTATGTGCTATGTACACCGACCCCGTAGCAACGGCAATTTTTAAAGAAATTTACCACGATTTGCTCAAATACGAGCAGCGTTTAGCAGAGCTATATCGGGGACGCATAGGCAGTGAAATTCAGCCTCCCAAGCCCTAG
- a CDS encoding cupin domain-containing protein, translating into MTDTSVKKIDSSHSPKGQLGQKYLASGKSVSMRLWEDEQPSADKQPTSRDYETVGYAIKGRAELHIEGQMILLEPGSSWVVPKGASHTYKILEPFTAVEATSPPAQIHGRDD; encoded by the coding sequence ATGACTGACACAAGTGTAAAAAAAATCGACTCTAGCCATTCCCCCAAAGGTCAACTCGGTCAGAAATATCTCGCCTCTGGCAAATCTGTTTCTATGCGTCTTTGGGAAGACGAACAACCAAGCGCAGATAAACAACCTACCTCCCGCGACTATGAAACAGTTGGCTATGCAATCAAAGGCCGGGCAGAACTGCACATCGAAGGACAAATGATTTTATTAGAACCTGGAAGTTCCTGGGTAGTCCCAAAAGGTGCAAGCCATACTTACAAAATCCTCGAACCATTTACCGCAGTTGAAGCCACCAGTCCACCAGCACAAATTCATGGACGAGATGATTAA
- a CDS encoding condensation domain-containing protein: MTTIHSLQRPWIFTASLRSLCLENFNFTANCRSYRINVLRLLAPTEQQAKIAAYLTTDKETNFALDKSPLMRCVLFRLADETDNFVWSFHHILLDGWSWPIIFKEIFAVYESITHNQELYLPPSRPYRDYINWLNQQDFTQAEDFWRRTLADFTTPTPLVVEKSGGQISQPQQTSYIRLKLWGKLKQLYHALLMSVKKIKCSCLYFLSLLKNQLTFKIIFCTSISLGLTHKLRNNVRGACRRHTTPDAEDTEE, encoded by the coding sequence GTGACTACTATTCACTCACTCCAACGTCCCTGGATTTTCACGGCTTCATTGCGATCGCTTTGTCTGGAGAATTTTAATTTTACAGCAAATTGCCGATCATACAGAATTAATGTCCTACGTTTACTAGCCCCCACAGAACAACAAGCCAAAATTGCTGCTTATTTAACAACAGATAAAGAAACTAATTTTGCTCTTGACAAATCGCCGTTAATGCGCTGCGTTTTATTTCGGTTAGCGGATGAAACTGATAATTTTGTCTGGAGCTTTCATCATATATTGCTGGATGGTTGGAGTTGGCCGATTATATTTAAAGAAATCTTTGCTGTTTACGAGTCCATCACCCACAATCAAGAATTATATTTACCTCCATCTCGCCCTTACCGTGATTATATTAATTGGTTGAATCAGCAAGATTTTACTCAGGCTGAAGATTTTTGGCGGCGCACTCTTGCCGATTTTACGACTCCCACACCTTTGGTGGTGGAAAAGTCAGGTGGACAAATTTCTCAACCACAGCAAACTAGTTATATTCGACTGAAGCTGTGGGGAAAGTTGAAGCAGCTTTATCACGCATTATTGATGTCAGTCAAAAAAATCAAGTGCAGTTGTTTGTATTTCTTGTCCCTTCTAAAGAATCAGCTTACATTCAAGATTATATTTTGCACGTCTATTAGTTTAGGACTTACGCACAAATTACGGAATAACGTTCGCGGAGCGTGCCGGAGGCATACCACACCAGACGCAGAGGACACAGAGGAATAA
- the fni gene encoding type 2 isopentenyl-diphosphate Delta-isomerase: MTISVSSVTDIEARKAEHLRVCLEEDVSCQQVTSGFERYRFTHNCLPEINRSDINLQTSFLGKTVGAPVLISSMTGGTELAKLVNTRLATIAQRYRLAMGVGSQRIVIEQPHLASTFAVRSFAPDILLLANLGAVQLNYGCGLNDCLHLVNSLQADALILHLNPLQECVQSRGDTNFAGLLAKIAQLCEQLPVPIVVKEVGNGISAPMAQKLMDAGVAAIDVAGAGGTSWAKVESQRAEDDQQRRLGQTFGDWGLPTADCLNSIRAIAPTFPLIASGGLLNGLDVAKAIALGADLAGLARPFLAAAVQSEAAVDQLAQVLIAELETALFCTGNATLAQLRSSGALQPV; encoded by the coding sequence ATGACTATTTCTGTATCATCGGTTACTGACATAGAAGCGCGCAAAGCGGAACACTTACGTGTTTGTTTAGAGGAAGATGTTTCTTGTCAGCAAGTTACGAGCGGATTTGAGCGCTATCGCTTTACTCATAATTGTCTCCCGGAAATTAATCGCAGTGATATCAATCTGCAAACAAGTTTTTTGGGGAAAACTGTCGGCGCTCCTGTGCTGATTTCTTCGATGACAGGGGGAACGGAATTAGCGAAGTTAGTTAACACTCGTTTAGCGACTATCGCCCAACGCTACCGATTAGCGATGGGGGTGGGTTCACAACGAATTGTGATTGAACAGCCGCATTTAGCTTCTACTTTTGCTGTGCGTTCCTTTGCTCCTGATATTCTGTTGTTAGCGAATTTGGGCGCTGTACAACTCAATTATGGTTGTGGGTTGAATGATTGCTTACACCTTGTCAATTCTTTGCAAGCGGATGCGCTGATTTTGCATCTCAACCCGTTGCAAGAGTGTGTGCAATCACGGGGAGATACTAATTTTGCGGGGCTGTTGGCGAAAATTGCCCAACTTTGTGAGCAACTACCGGTTCCTATCGTGGTGAAAGAAGTGGGAAATGGTATTTCTGCACCAATGGCACAAAAGTTAATGGATGCGGGGGTTGCAGCCATAGATGTGGCGGGGGCTGGTGGTACTTCATGGGCTAAGGTGGAAAGCCAACGCGCCGAAGATGATCAGCAGCGCCGTTTGGGGCAAACTTTTGGTGATTGGGGTTTACCAACTGCCGATTGTCTTAATTCTATCCGGGCGATCGCACCGACGTTTCCTTTAATTGCTTCTGGGGGTTTACTCAATGGCTTGGATGTGGCTAAAGCGATCGCTTTAGGTGCAGATTTAGCCGGTTTAGCTCGACCTTTTTTAGCAGCAGCTGTGCAATCAGAAGCCGCAGTAGATCAATTAGCACAGGTGTTGATTGCGGAATTGGAAACTGCTTTATTTTGTACTGGCAATGCCACTTTAGCACAACTGAGAAGTTCTGGGGCTTTGCAACCTGTGTAA
- a CDS encoding SRPBCC family protein produces MSAHEEIPMPFSLSVFPEHVQAFSLVPAGPRECRFYIRSYGHAFNPEDMNTPAIEAARIANIQLLWESLHEDIRVNYICQDSVSSRLFDQTGVFSIAEFDVAKFQEAIRLKLPITSCQRKPL; encoded by the coding sequence ATGTCGGCACACGAAGAAATTCCCATGCCTTTTTCTTTGAGTGTATTTCCAGAACACGTCCAAGCTTTTTCTTTAGTTCCCGCCGGCCCTAGAGAGTGTCGTTTTTATATTCGCAGTTACGGTCATGCTTTCAACCCAGAGGACATGAATACTCCAGCCATTGAGGCGGCACGGATAGCTAATATCCAATTGCTGTGGGAATCTTTACATGAGGACATTCGCGTTAATTACATTTGTCAAGATAGCGTTTCATCCCGGCTATTTGATCAAACCGGAGTCTTCAGTATTGCTGAGTTTGATGTTGCTAAGTTTCAAGAGGCTATTCGCCTGAAGCTACCAATTACCAGTTGCCAAAGGAAGCCATTATGA
- a CDS encoding phosphopantetheine-binding protein, translating into MNQSTHNPNAIKSYSVEEIEAWLVSQIAEQLSVQPDEIDVKEPLDSYGLDSAQAMMLANKAENFLGFSLSPMLLWHYPTIASLSKRLIEDLEGSESEIFQI; encoded by the coding sequence ATGAACCAATCTACTCATAATCCAAATGCTATTAAATCTTATAGTGTAGAAGAAATTGAAGCTTGGCTAGTTTCTCAAATTGCTGAACAGTTGAGTGTTCAACCCGATGAAATAGATGTTAAAGAACCTTTAGATAGCTACGGGCTGGATTCAGCCCAGGCGATGATGCTGGCAAATAAAGCAGAGAATTTTTTGGGGTTTAGTCTGTCTCCTATGTTGCTGTGGCATTACCCCACTATTGCATCACTGTCTAAACGTTTAATCGAAGACTTGGAAGGTTCCGAGTCAGAGATATTTCAGATTTAA
- a CDS encoding phthiocerol/phthiodiolone dimycocerosyl transferase family protein, with amino-acid sequence MENLNSRAKTWNIVTISRIKGPLSAEILRQALDIIQRRHPRLNSRIISSTNRLCFQTEGTTKIPVRVVEKFAHEQWQQVVEAEMNQAIDSSKCLMRAVLVHIQSHSHENYLITTGHHAVGDGLSSIRLHSEILTYCQQIFSGNLINPVTTLLPLPPVEELLPRWTKKFRGQISSTLFLLQMGLQKIWHRPQTLGFEKYVPIAQRRCNIIHRQLDPELTQQLVNTCRQENTTVNSAFSAAIMLIIARNITKNKRKAIKLNCLTYLDLRRHIQPEISDDHMAVLASSIMGFYTIKSNTSFWELAREVKQKFEASTKRGDIFKMILVAKHLIDFSLTYPKQVAATVSVSNAGRVNIPKVYGEFELEEISFLGSHALYAGMFITHVSTFQGKMLLNFVFSEPSISRNTMEGIVNQLISYISHICNFKVQPSSTQI; translated from the coding sequence ATGGAAAACTTAAATAGCCGTGCTAAAACCTGGAACATAGTCACTATTAGTCGCATCAAAGGGCCTCTCAGTGCTGAAATTCTCAGACAGGCTTTAGATATAATACAGCGTCGCCACCCTCGACTTAATTCTCGGATTATTTCTTCTACAAACAGACTCTGCTTTCAAACTGAAGGAACAACAAAGATTCCTGTGCGTGTTGTGGAGAAATTTGCTCATGAACAGTGGCAACAAGTTGTTGAAGCAGAGATGAACCAGGCAATTGATAGTAGCAAATGTCTGATGCGAGCCGTACTTGTTCATATCCAGAGTCACAGCCATGAAAATTACCTCATTACAACAGGACATCATGCCGTTGGGGATGGTTTATCATCTATTCGGCTGCATTCAGAAATCTTGACTTATTGTCAGCAAATTTTTTCTGGAAACCTAATTAACCCAGTTACTACTTTACTCCCACTACCACCTGTAGAAGAACTATTACCTAGATGGACAAAGAAGTTTAGAGGACAAATAAGCAGCACACTGTTTTTGTTGCAGATGGGGTTACAAAAAATTTGGCATCGACCACAAACATTAGGTTTTGAAAAGTATGTCCCCATTGCCCAACGTCGTTGTAATATTATTCACAGGCAACTTGACCCAGAGTTAACCCAACAGTTAGTTAATACTTGTCGGCAAGAAAATACAACTGTAAACAGTGCTTTCTCTGCGGCAATAATGTTGATAATTGCCAGGAATATCACTAAAAACAAGAGAAAAGCCATCAAATTAAACTGCCTAACTTATCTTGATTTGCGGAGACATATACAGCCCGAAATTAGTGATGATCATATGGCTGTATTAGCTTCATCTATTATGGGATTTTATACCATAAAAAGCAATACATCCTTCTGGGAATTAGCGCGGGAGGTGAAACAAAAGTTTGAAGCTAGTACAAAGCGCGGTGATATCTTTAAGATGATTTTAGTTGCCAAGCATTTGATAGATTTTTCTTTAACCTACCCTAAGCAAGTAGCAGCGACGGTATCTGTATCTAATGCGGGGAGAGTTAATATCCCCAAAGTTTATGGTGAATTTGAACTAGAAGAAATCAGTTTTTTGGGTTCTCATGCTTTATATGCAGGTATGTTTATTACCCATGTTTCAACTTTTCAAGGGAAAATGCTGTTGAATTTTGTGTTTTCCGAGCCTTCAATCAGTCGCAATACGATGGAGGGTATTGTCAATCAATTAATTTCCTATATTTCTCATATCTGCAACTTCAAGGTTCAGCCATCTTCAACTCAAATTTAA
- a CDS encoding 2Fe-2S iron-sulfur cluster-binding protein: MIASIHFEDDQKTVQVEASQPLTKICDEHPASILFGCRSVACGTCLIEVMSGMDNLSPIKDEERILLDILVPDNPNLRLACQCVVQGDIRIRVAE, translated from the coding sequence ATGATAGCATCTATTCATTTTGAAGATGACCAAAAAACAGTTCAAGTCGAAGCAAGCCAACCCTTAACGAAGATTTGTGATGAGCATCCGGCTTCAATCTTATTTGGTTGCCGCAGTGTTGCCTGTGGAACCTGCCTGATAGAAGTTATGAGCGGGATGGATAATCTTTCTCCCATTAAAGACGAAGAACGAATTTTACTTGATATTTTGGTTCCAGACAATCCCAATCTTCGTCTAGCTTGTCAATGCGTAGTGCAGGGTGATATTCGTATTCGAGTAGCTGAATAA
- a CDS encoding PfaD family polyunsaturated fatty acid/polyketide biosynthesis protein produces MINNNIRDHKRGNSLLKLSNLFVSNNQYWQGSLNTISFDGNGIKAKLLNLDKPCYIIRVEDKIGVSNEGESLHSHNGKIGQAELLMSVPAMQIQQLGDPNFLDFHNVKYAYTAGAMAHGIASEELVIALGKEKILSSFGAGGLSLDRVEAAINRIQQALPQGPYAFNLLHSPSDPVVERGVIDLYLKYQVRTIEASAFLDLTENIVYYRVAGLGLNAANQIEIKNKVIAKISRREVATKFLQPAPFKILKNLVQQGLISELQATLAAKIPMADDITVEADSGGHTDNRPLVCLLPSILELRDQIQGQYGYERPVRIGVAGGIATPQSALAAFMMGAAYVVTGSINQSCIEAGTSQYTKQLLAQAEMADVMMAPAADMFEMGVKLQVLKRGTLFPLRAQKLFDLYKNYDSIEDIPFAEREKLEKQVFKTNLDVIWQETVNYLSQRNPDKLHKAANNPKLKMALIFRWYLGLSSRWSNSGEKGREIDYQIWCGPAMGSFNNWIKGSYLADLNNRRVLDVANQIMTGVVFLYRMQVLKIQGLEMPTYYSTYHPVHFN; encoded by the coding sequence ATGATTAATAATAATATTCGCGACCATAAGCGCGGCAATTCACTGTTAAAACTTTCCAATCTCTTTGTCAGCAACAATCAATATTGGCAAGGTTCTTTAAATACCATATCTTTTGATGGAAATGGCATAAAAGCTAAACTACTTAACTTAGATAAACCTTGTTATATTATTAGAGTTGAAGATAAAATTGGTGTCAGTAACGAAGGAGAATCGCTTCATTCCCATAATGGGAAAATAGGGCAAGCAGAACTGTTAATGTCTGTTCCAGCTATGCAGATTCAACAGTTAGGCGATCCAAATTTTCTAGATTTCCACAATGTAAAATATGCCTATACTGCTGGTGCAATGGCTCATGGTATTGCCTCAGAAGAATTAGTAATTGCTCTTGGCAAAGAGAAAATTTTAAGTTCATTTGGTGCTGGAGGTTTATCTCTTGACCGTGTTGAAGCAGCCATCAACCGTATTCAGCAAGCCCTACCCCAAGGCCCTTACGCTTTTAACTTACTCCACAGTCCTAGTGACCCTGTTGTTGAACGCGGTGTCATTGATTTATATCTGAAATATCAAGTCAGAACAATAGAAGCATCTGCCTTCTTAGATTTGACCGAGAACATTGTCTACTACCGGGTTGCGGGACTAGGTTTGAATGCCGCCAATCAAATCGAAATCAAAAATAAAGTCATTGCCAAAATTTCTCGCCGAGAGGTTGCCACAAAATTTTTACAACCTGCTCCTTTCAAAATTCTCAAAAACTTAGTACAGCAAGGTCTCATCAGTGAATTACAGGCAACTCTAGCTGCAAAAATTCCCATGGCTGATGATATTACCGTAGAAGCAGATTCTGGTGGTCACACAGATAATCGTCCTTTGGTTTGTCTATTACCATCCATTCTGGAATTAAGAGATCAAATTCAAGGCCAATATGGTTATGAAAGACCAGTCAGAATTGGAGTAGCCGGAGGAATTGCCACTCCACAATCAGCCTTAGCTGCCTTTATGATGGGCGCTGCTTATGTTGTTACTGGTTCCATTAACCAATCCTGTATTGAAGCTGGAACTTCTCAATATACCAAACAATTACTAGCTCAGGCAGAGATGGCTGACGTGATGATGGCTCCAGCCGCAGATATGTTTGAAATGGGAGTAAAACTGCAAGTTCTCAAAAGAGGAACTCTCTTTCCTCTACGAGCGCAAAAATTGTTTGACTTATACAAAAATTATGATTCAATTGAAGATATACCTTTTGCCGAAAGAGAAAAACTAGAAAAACAAGTTTTTAAAACTAATCTAGATGTGATTTGGCAGGAAACAGTTAATTACTTATCTCAGCGTAATCCTGATAAATTGCACAAAGCAGCCAACAACCCCAAGCTGAAAATGGCTCTGATTTTTCGCTGGTATCTGGGATTATCTTCTCGTTGGTCTAACTCTGGTGAAAAAGGTCGGGAAATTGATTATCAAATCTGGTGTGGCCCTGCTATGGGAAGCTTCAATAACTGGATAAAAGGTTCTTACTTGGCAGATTTAAATAATCGCCGAGTCCTTGATGTTGCTAACCAAATTATGACTGGCGTGGTATTTTTATACCGGATGCAAGTTTTAAAAATTCAGGGATTAGAAATGCCAACTTACTACAGTACATATCACCCAGTTCATTTTAACTAA